In Streptomyces sp. NBC_00483, a single window of DNA contains:
- a CDS encoding transcriptional regulator — protein MQPNTLLDAILDEAGISHAGLAAHVNQVGKARGLALRYEHTAVARWLKGQRPRGQVPDLICEVLAARLQRHVTLDDIGLGVSCEPATAHVTTLSGFVERATALWRSDEQQRRHILDAPAVTGTPAVMPVWEWENPPEDNDVSRGGRHPVSVADLEMMRSARAHYEQMYRKAGGIATRSRIVGFLNSEAAPLLRGSYTDDTGRQLHRATGGLVAIAGICAYDSDAHGLAQRYFHQALRLAKASADRGLGAYVIALLVNQSLHMRDYRQAVAFAEAALRAAGRHITPALASDLYAMQAKAYAHLGDGTSALECIRRAESAADRIRRGHEPDETGYVQPGFVNVQVAEALLSLGDYAAAKEHAQEAVHTPAHDRGRVHRLAVLSQIQLRQGNAEQAVATAVEMAETARGMESQRLRDRLRAVREHLVRSGCAGTAEAAELIDGALRVPL, from the coding sequence ATGCAGCCCAACACCCTGCTCGACGCGATTCTCGACGAGGCCGGAATCTCCCATGCGGGACTCGCGGCACATGTGAACCAGGTGGGCAAGGCGCGCGGCCTCGCCCTCCGCTACGAACACACGGCGGTCGCCCGCTGGCTGAAGGGCCAGCGGCCGCGCGGCCAGGTGCCCGACCTGATCTGCGAGGTGCTGGCGGCGCGGCTTCAGCGGCACGTCACCCTCGACGACATCGGCCTCGGCGTCTCCTGCGAGCCCGCCACGGCGCACGTGACGACGCTGTCCGGCTTCGTGGAGCGGGCCACCGCTCTGTGGCGCTCCGACGAGCAGCAGCGCCGGCACATCCTGGACGCGCCCGCGGTCACCGGCACGCCGGCCGTCATGCCGGTGTGGGAGTGGGAGAACCCGCCCGAGGACAACGACGTCTCGCGCGGCGGCCGCCACCCGGTGAGCGTCGCCGACCTGGAGATGATGCGCTCGGCCCGCGCCCACTACGAGCAGATGTACCGCAAGGCGGGCGGCATCGCGACGCGCAGCCGCATCGTCGGCTTCCTCAACAGCGAGGCGGCGCCCCTCCTGCGCGGCAGCTACACCGACGACACGGGACGCCAACTGCACCGCGCCACGGGCGGTTTGGTGGCCATCGCCGGTATCTGCGCCTACGACTCCGACGCGCACGGGCTCGCGCAGCGCTATTTCCACCAGGCCCTCCGGCTCGCAAAGGCCAGCGCGGACAGGGGACTTGGGGCGTACGTCATCGCACTGCTCGTCAACCAGTCGCTGCACATGCGCGACTACCGACAGGCCGTCGCCTTCGCGGAGGCCGCGCTGCGTGCCGCGGGGCGGCACATCACGCCCGCGCTCGCGTCCGATCTGTACGCGATGCAGGCGAAGGCGTACGCACACCTCGGTGACGGCACGAGCGCCCTGGAGTGCATCCGGCGTGCCGAGTCCGCCGCCGATCGCATCCGGCGCGGACACGAGCCGGACGAGACCGGTTACGTGCAGCCGGGATTCGTCAACGTACAGGTGGCGGAGGCCCTGTTGAGCCTCGGGGACTACGCGGCCGCCAAGGAGCACGCGCAGGAGGCAGTGCACACTCCGGCGCACGATCGGGGACGTGTGCACCGGCTCGCGGTGCTCAGCCAGATCCAACTCAGACAGGGGAACGCGGAACAGGCCGTGGCCACCGCCGTGGAAATGGCCGAGACCGCTCGGGGCATGGAGTCGCAGCGCTTGCGCGACAGACTCAGGGCCGTCCGCGAACACCTCGTGCGCAGCGGATGCGCAGGTACGGCCGAGGCCGCCGAACTCATCGATGGAGCGCTGCGCGTACCACTGTGA
- a CDS encoding PP2C family protein-serine/threonine phosphatase → MIRIKTKAPTGLEPRRARRTLMLGLPTVWGAVAMTYKFVCPLAQLDGLGARIATSAVFFAVGTGLILRVRHTLMRELSEARAVADAAQSALLRPLPSRLDGLALAAGQLSADRGASIGGDLYDVVATDHGVRVVMGDVRGHGIAALGTVGAVLGSFREAAHDEDELGALLRRLERAHARYLRQRAREEHPAAGGGEPENPVAEEFVTVLLLEIRRDGAVHALNCGHPWPYLLRPGAVRCVEPMSGGDPMPPLGPFPLPAELPPVRCGRIRPGEGLLLHTDGIEDARDHHGRFFPLRSTLDGALRRGPIMPQAVIHAVYTRLLCHAGGRICDDAALLVLRNDRSRVPAQHAGPVVCTAHKVL, encoded by the coding sequence ATGATCCGTATCAAGACCAAGGCGCCCACGGGACTCGAACCGAGGCGTGCCCGGCGCACGTTGATGCTGGGCCTGCCGACCGTGTGGGGCGCGGTCGCCATGACGTACAAGTTCGTCTGCCCGCTCGCGCAGTTGGACGGGTTAGGCGCGCGGATCGCAACCAGCGCCGTCTTCTTCGCCGTCGGCACCGGGCTGATATTGCGCGTGCGCCACACCCTGATGCGGGAGTTGAGCGAGGCGCGGGCCGTCGCGGACGCCGCGCAGTCCGCGCTGCTGCGCCCGCTGCCGTCCCGGCTCGACGGTCTCGCGCTCGCCGCAGGACAGCTCTCCGCCGACCGCGGCGCCAGCATCGGCGGCGACCTGTACGACGTCGTCGCCACCGACCACGGCGTCCGCGTGGTCATGGGCGACGTACGAGGGCACGGGATCGCGGCGCTCGGCACCGTCGGCGCCGTCCTCGGCAGCTTTCGCGAGGCCGCGCACGACGAGGACGAACTCGGGGCGCTGCTGCGGCGGTTGGAGCGCGCGCACGCCCGCTATCTGCGCCAGCGCGCCCGGGAGGAGCATCCCGCCGCCGGGGGAGGGGAGCCGGAGAACCCGGTCGCGGAGGAGTTCGTGACGGTGCTGCTCCTGGAGATCCGGCGGGACGGCGCGGTGCACGCCCTCAACTGCGGTCACCCGTGGCCGTATCTGCTGCGTCCCGGCGCCGTGCGCTGCGTGGAGCCGATGAGCGGTGGCGATCCGATGCCGCCGCTCGGCCCGTTCCCGCTGCCCGCCGAGCTGCCGCCCGTGCGCTGCGGGCGGATCAGGCCCGGCGAAGGGCTCCTGCTGCACACCGACGGCATCGAGGACGCCCGCGATCACCATGGCCGGTTCTTCCCGCTGCGGTCCACGCTCGACGGGGCCCTGCGCCGTGGCCCCATCATGCCCCAGGCCGTCATCCACGCCGTCTACACCCGGCTCCTGTGCCACGCCGGCGGCCGGATCTGCGACGACGCCGCGCTGCTCGTGCTGCGCAACGACCGGAGCCGGGTGCCCGCCCAGCACGCCGGACCCGTCGTGTGCACCGCCCACAAGGTGCTCTGA
- the pheT gene encoding phenylalanine--tRNA ligase subunit beta, translated as MRIPLSWLREYVDLPASETGRDVQAKLVSAGLEVETVEQLGAGLKGPLVVGQVLTIEELEGFKKPIRFCTVDVGQANGTGEPQEIVCGARNFAVGDKVVVVLPGAVLPGDFAIAARKTYGKTSHGMICSTDELGMGDDGTHGIIVLPPEHEVGTDAIELLELVDEVLDIAVTANRGDCLSIRGVAREAAIAYGLPLRDPALLDVPTPNADGYPVQITDRLGCDRFTARTVAGLSPDYRSPIWLQRRLQKVGMRPISLAVDVTNYVMMELGQPLHAYDRSLVQGAIGVRRAEQGEQLTTLDGTKRKLDAEDLVITDERGPIGLAGVMGGANTEIADHEETAGTTDVVIEAAHFDAVSIARTARRHKLSSEASKRFERGVDPEAASAAAQRAVDLLVLLAGGKAEPGVTEVVAPSGPHTITVPADHPDKVAGVAYGRETVVRRLQQVGCDAYGQDVLTVTVPSWRPDLVDPNDLAEEVIRLEGYENLPSTLPKPPAGRGLTARQRLHRRVGRALAGAGYVEALNYPFLGEGVFDQLGLEADDARRKVVKLINPLNDEEPALRTTLLPGLLNALRRNDGRGSHDLALFETGLVFRPTGEETAPVRLPVDRRPTDEEIAGLDAALPEQPRRAAVVLAGAREQAGWWGKGRPADWADAIEAARTLAREAHAELTVRADRHEPWHPGRCAALYVDIDGTETLVGHAGELHPRVVKALSLPERTCAMELDLDVLERAGTGLLEAPRISTFPVATQDVALIVDKTVPAAEVEKALREGAGELLESIRLFDVYENAEQLGDDKKSLAYALCFRAGDRTLKADEASAARDAAVALAAERTGAVLRGA; from the coding sequence ATGCGTATCCCGCTTTCCTGGCTGCGGGAGTACGTCGATCTCCCCGCCTCCGAGACCGGCCGCGACGTGCAGGCCAAGCTCGTTTCCGCAGGGCTCGAGGTCGAGACGGTCGAGCAGCTCGGCGCAGGCCTCAAGGGCCCCCTCGTCGTCGGTCAGGTGCTGACCATCGAGGAGCTGGAGGGCTTCAAGAAGCCCATCCGCTTCTGCACCGTCGACGTCGGTCAGGCCAACGGCACCGGTGAGCCGCAGGAGATCGTCTGCGGCGCCCGGAACTTCGCCGTCGGCGACAAGGTCGTCGTGGTCCTGCCGGGCGCCGTGCTGCCCGGCGACTTCGCGATCGCCGCGCGCAAGACGTACGGCAAGACCTCGCACGGCATGATCTGCTCCACCGACGAGCTCGGCATGGGCGACGACGGCACGCACGGCATCATCGTGCTGCCGCCGGAGCACGAGGTCGGCACCGACGCCATCGAGCTGCTCGAACTGGTCGACGAGGTGCTGGACATCGCGGTGACCGCCAACCGCGGCGACTGCCTGTCCATCCGCGGCGTCGCCCGCGAGGCCGCCATCGCCTACGGTCTGCCGCTGCGCGACCCGGCGCTCCTCGACGTGCCGACGCCGAACGCCGACGGTTACCCGGTGCAGATCACCGACCGCCTCGGCTGCGACCGCTTCACCGCGCGCACCGTCGCCGGTCTCTCGCCCGACTACCGCTCCCCGATCTGGCTGCAGCGCCGTCTGCAGAAGGTCGGCATGCGCCCGATCTCGCTCGCCGTCGACGTCACGAACTACGTGATGATGGAGCTCGGCCAGCCGCTGCACGCCTACGACCGCTCCCTCGTACAGGGCGCGATCGGCGTCCGCCGCGCCGAGCAGGGCGAGCAGCTCACCACCCTCGACGGCACCAAGCGCAAGCTCGACGCCGAGGACCTGGTCATCACCGACGAGCGCGGCCCGATCGGCCTCGCCGGCGTGATGGGCGGCGCCAACACGGAGATCGCGGACCACGAGGAGACGGCCGGCACCACCGACGTCGTCATCGAGGCCGCGCACTTCGACGCCGTCTCCATCGCCCGCACCGCGCGCCGCCACAAGCTGTCCTCCGAGGCGTCCAAGCGCTTCGAGCGCGGCGTCGACCCGGAGGCCGCTTCGGCCGCCGCCCAGCGCGCCGTCGACCTGCTCGTGCTGCTCGCGGGCGGCAAGGCCGAGCCGGGTGTCACCGAGGTCGTCGCCCCGTCCGGGCCGCACACCATCACCGTCCCGGCCGACCACCCGGACAAGGTGGCGGGCGTGGCGTACGGCCGCGAGACCGTGGTGCGCCGCCTCCAGCAGGTCGGCTGCGACGCGTACGGGCAGGACGTCCTGACGGTCACCGTGCCGTCCTGGCGCCCCGACCTCGTGGACCCGAACGACCTCGCCGAAGAGGTCATCCGCCTGGAGGGCTACGAGAACCTGCCCTCCACGCTGCCGAAGCCCCCGGCGGGCCGTGGCCTGACCGCGCGGCAGCGCCTGCACCGCCGTGTCGGCCGCGCGCTGGCCGGTGCCGGGTACGTCGAGGCGCTCAACTACCCGTTCCTGGGCGAGGGCGTCTTCGACCAGCTCGGCCTGGAGGCGGACGACGCCCGCCGCAAGGTCGTCAAGCTGATCAACCCGCTCAACGACGAGGAGCCCGCGCTCCGTACGACGCTGCTGCCGGGTCTGCTGAACGCGCTGCGCCGCAACGACGGCCGCGGCAGCCACGACCTGGCGCTCTTCGAGACCGGCCTGGTGTTCCGGCCGACCGGTGAGGAGACCGCCCCGGTCCGCCTCCCCGTCGACCGCCGCCCGACCGACGAGGAGATCGCCGGTCTGGACGCCGCGCTGCCCGAGCAGCCGCGCCGTGCCGCCGTCGTCCTCGCGGGCGCCCGCGAGCAGGCCGGCTGGTGGGGCAAGGGCCGTCCGGCCGACTGGGCCGACGCCATCGAGGCCGCGCGCACCCTCGCCCGCGAGGCGCACGCGGAGCTCACGGTCCGCGCCGACCGGCACGAGCCGTGGCACCCCGGCCGCTGCGCCGCCCTGTACGTCGACATCGACGGCACGGAGACGCTCGTCGGCCACGCCGGTGAGCTGCACCCGCGCGTCGTCAAGGCGCTGAGCCTGCCCGAGCGCACCTGCGCGATGGAGCTGGACCTCGACGTCCTGGAGCGGGCCGGCACCGGCCTGCTGGAGGCGCCGCGGATCTCCACGTTCCCCGTCGCCACGCAGGACGTCGCGCTCATCGTCGACAAGACCGTCCCGGCCGCCGAGGTCGAGAAGGCGCTGCGCGAGGGCGCCGGTGAACTCCTGGAGTCCATCCGCCTGTTCGACGTGTACGAGAACGCGGAGCAGCTCGGCGACGACAAGAAGTCGCTCGCCTACGCGCTGTGCTTCCGGGCCGGCGACCGCACGCTGAAGGCCGACGAGGCGTCGGCCGCCCGCGACGCCGCGGTGGCGCTCGCCGCCGAGCGTACGGGCGCGGTGCTGCGCGGCGCGTAA
- the pheS gene encoding phenylalanine--tRNA ligase subunit alpha: protein MSAPNKSYDPVEVEALKPEEIERVQGEALAAFAAADSLEALQEAKVAHTGGTSPLALANREIGALPPQAKAAAGKLVGQARAAVGRGLAARQAELEAERDARVLVEEAVDVTLPHDREQAGARHPLTTLSERIEDVFVAMGYEVAEGPEIEAEWFNFDALNIGPDHPARGTQDTFFVQGAKEAGGADEAGLVLRTHTSPVQIRSMLDREPPVYVICPGRVYRSDELDATHTPVFNQVELLAIDEGLTMADLKGTLDHMVQALFGQGMKTRLRPNFFPFTEPSAEMDMVCYVCRGESVGNADRPCRTCSSEGWIELGGCGMVNPKVLVACGVDPEKYSGFAFGFGIERMLMFRHNVEDMRDMVEGDVRFTRPFGMEI from the coding sequence ATGTCGGCACCGAACAAGTCGTACGACCCTGTCGAGGTCGAGGCACTGAAACCGGAAGAGATCGAGCGCGTCCAGGGGGAGGCGCTCGCCGCCTTCGCCGCCGCGGACTCGCTCGAGGCGCTTCAGGAGGCCAAGGTCGCGCACACCGGCGGCACCTCGCCGCTGGCGCTCGCCAACCGCGAGATCGGCGCGCTGCCGCCGCAGGCCAAGGCCGCGGCGGGCAAGCTCGTCGGGCAGGCCCGCGCCGCCGTCGGCCGGGGCCTCGCCGCCCGCCAGGCCGAGCTGGAGGCCGAGCGCGACGCGCGCGTCCTGGTCGAGGAGGCCGTGGACGTCACGCTGCCCCACGACCGCGAGCAGGCCGGCGCCCGGCACCCGCTCACCACGCTCTCCGAGCGCATCGAGGACGTCTTCGTGGCCATGGGCTACGAGGTCGCCGAGGGCCCGGAGATCGAGGCCGAGTGGTTCAACTTCGACGCGCTCAACATCGGCCCTGACCACCCCGCCCGCGGCACCCAGGACACCTTCTTCGTCCAGGGCGCCAAGGAGGCAGGGGGTGCGGACGAGGCCGGTCTCGTGCTGCGCACGCACACCTCGCCCGTGCAGATCCGCTCGATGCTGGACCGCGAGCCGCCGGTCTACGTGATCTGCCCCGGCCGCGTGTACCGCTCCGACGAGCTGGACGCCACGCACACCCCCGTCTTCAACCAGGTCGAGCTCCTCGCCATCGACGAGGGCCTGACCATGGCGGACCTCAAGGGCACCCTCGACCACATGGTCCAGGCGCTCTTCGGCCAGGGCATGAAGACGCGGCTGCGCCCGAACTTCTTCCCGTTCACCGAGCCGTCCGCCGAGATGGACATGGTCTGCTACGTGTGCCGCGGCGAGTCCGTCGGCAACGCGGACCGCCCCTGCCGCACCTGCTCCTCCGAGGGCTGGATCGAGCTGGGCGGCTGCGGCATGGTCAACCCGAAGGTGCTCGTCGCCTGCGGTGTGGACCCCGAGAAGTACAGCGGATTCGCCTTCGGGTTCGGCATCGAACGGATGCTGATGTTCCGCCACAACGTCGAAGACATGCGAGACATGGTCGAGGGTGACGTCCGCTTCACCCGGCCGTTCGGGATGGAGATCTGA
- a CDS encoding sensor histidine kinase, translating into MSVVNGSGSRGLTGPDASGPDGLATLGVHPDDLPDGLVVADERGRVICFNAAAERITAVRAGTALDAPLERVLPLEDLEGRRWWQLTDPYGGLAIRGGQPERNLLLPGGREVLVTARYVRTRPTGPVRRVVVSLRDTEARQRTERSHAELIATVAHELRSPLTSVKGFTATLLAKWERFTDEQKRLMLETVDADANRVTRLIAELLDISRIDSGRLELRRQPVDIAAAVSRHIQAHVASGQSADRFLLRVEHPLPDPWADPDKVDQVLSNLLENAVRHGEGTVTIDVEPTRPTGTSVTVSDEGPGIPEESMNRVFTRFWRGSKRGGTGLGLYIVKGIVEAHGGTITVGRAPGGGAEFRFTLPVATPAYLTS; encoded by the coding sequence ATGAGCGTCGTCAACGGCAGCGGCTCACGCGGCCTGACCGGGCCCGACGCGTCCGGTCCCGACGGACTCGCGACGCTCGGCGTGCACCCCGACGACCTGCCCGACGGCCTCGTCGTCGCGGACGAGCGCGGCCGCGTCATCTGCTTCAACGCCGCCGCGGAGCGCATCACCGCGGTCCGCGCGGGCACCGCGCTGGACGCGCCGCTCGAGCGCGTTCTCCCGTTGGAGGACCTCGAGGGCCGGCGCTGGTGGCAGCTCACCGATCCGTACGGCGGCCTCGCCATCCGGGGCGGGCAGCCCGAGCGGAACCTGCTGCTTCCGGGCGGCCGGGAAGTGCTGGTCACCGCGCGTTACGTGCGCACCCGGCCGACCGGGCCCGTGCGCCGCGTCGTCGTGTCGCTGCGGGACACCGAGGCCCGGCAGCGTACCGAACGCAGCCACGCCGAGCTGATCGCCACCGTCGCCCACGAGCTGCGCTCCCCGCTGACCTCGGTCAAGGGCTTCACCGCGACGCTGCTCGCCAAGTGGGAGCGATTCACCGACGAGCAGAAGCGGCTGATGCTGGAGACGGTCGACGCCGATGCGAACCGGGTGACCCGGCTCATCGCCGAGCTGCTCGACATCTCCCGCATCGACTCCGGGCGGCTCGAACTGCGGCGTCAGCCCGTCGACATCGCGGCCGCCGTCTCCCGGCACATCCAGGCGCACGTCGCCTCGGGGCAGTCGGCCGACCGGTTCCTGCTGCGCGTCGAGCATCCGCTGCCCGACCCGTGGGCCGACCCGGACAAGGTCGACCAGGTCCTGAGCAACTTGCTGGAAAACGCCGTGCGTCATGGCGAGGGAACCGTCACCATTGACGTCGAGCCAACCCGGCCCACCGGCACGTCGGTCACCGTGAGCGACGAGGGCCCCGGCATCCCGGAGGAGTCCATGAACCGCGTCTTCACCCGCTTCTGGCGGGGCAGCAAGCGCGGCGGCACGGGCCTCGGGCTGTACATCGTCAAGGGCATCGTCGAAGCCCACGGCGGGACGATCACCGTGGGGCGGGCGCCCGGTGGCGGCGCCGAGTTCCGATTTACGTTGCCCGTGGCGACGCCGGCCTATCTCACCAGCTGA
- a CDS encoding TrmH family RNA methyltransferase, translating to MVATPELISSKSPRVSAARRLAKRNFRGKERLFLAEGPQAVREGAAHGGLVEMFATVEAAERYADIVGEARDAGARVHLAEEDVIADISTTVTPQGLVGVCRFLDTPFEEILAARPKLVAVLAHVRDPGNAGTVLRCADAAGAEAVVLTDASVDLYNPKAVRASVGSLFHLPVAVGVPVEEAVAGLKEAGVRILAADGAGEDDLDAELDQGTMGAATAWVFGNEAWGLPEETRALADAVVRVPIHGKAESLNLATAAAVCLYASARAQRAPGGCRSVTPG from the coding sequence ATGGTTGCAACGCCCGAGTTGATCTCTTCCAAGTCGCCCCGCGTGAGCGCCGCGCGGCGTCTCGCCAAGCGGAACTTCCGGGGGAAGGAGCGGCTGTTTCTGGCCGAGGGGCCGCAGGCTGTGCGGGAGGGTGCCGCGCACGGTGGGCTCGTCGAGATGTTCGCGACCGTGGAGGCCGCCGAGCGGTACGCCGACATCGTCGGGGAGGCCAGGGACGCGGGCGCCCGCGTGCACCTCGCCGAAGAGGACGTCATCGCCGACATCTCCACCACCGTCACCCCGCAGGGCCTCGTGGGGGTGTGCCGGTTCCTGGACACGCCGTTCGAGGAGATCCTCGCCGCGCGGCCCAAGCTCGTCGCCGTCCTCGCGCACGTGCGTGACCCCGGGAACGCCGGAACCGTGCTCCGGTGCGCCGACGCCGCGGGCGCCGAGGCCGTCGTGCTGACCGACGCCTCCGTGGACCTCTACAACCCGAAGGCCGTCCGTGCCTCCGTGGGGTCGCTGTTCCACTTGCCCGTCGCCGTGGGCGTACCCGTCGAGGAGGCCGTCGCCGGGCTCAAGGAGGCCGGCGTCCGGATTCTCGCCGCCGACGGAGCGGGCGAGGACGACCTCGACGCCGAGCTGGACCAGGGGACCATGGGCGCCGCGACCGCCTGGGTGTTCGGCAACGAGGCCTGGGGCCTGCCGGAGGAGACCCGCGCACTCGCCGACGCCGTCGTGCGCGTGCCCATCCACGGCAAGGCCGAGAGCCTCAACCTCGCGACGGCGGCCGCCGTTTGCCTGTACGCCTCCGCGCGTGCGCAGCGTGCCCCCGGAGGGTGCCGCTCCGTCACTCCCGGCTAG
- the rplT gene encoding 50S ribosomal protein L20: MARVKRAVNAHKKRRAILEQASGYRGQRSRLYRKAKEQVTHSLVYNYNDRKKRKGDFRQLWIQRINAAARQNGMTYNRLIQGLKAANIEVDRKMLAELAVNDINAFAALVEVAQKALPADVNAPKAA; this comes from the coding sequence GTGGCACGCGTCAAGCGCGCGGTGAACGCGCACAAGAAGCGTCGGGCGATCCTCGAGCAGGCCAGCGGCTACCGCGGTCAGCGTTCGCGCCTGTACCGCAAGGCGAAGGAGCAGGTCACCCACTCCCTCGTCTACAACTACAACGACCGCAAGAAGCGCAAGGGCGACTTCCGTCAGCTGTGGATCCAGCGCATCAACGCCGCTGCCCGCCAGAACGGCATGACGTACAACCGCCTCATCCAGGGTCTGAAGGCCGCCAACATCGAGGTGGACCGCAAGATGCTGGCCGAGCTGGCCGTGAACGACATCAACGCGTTCGCCGCCCTCGTCGAGGTTGCGCAGAAGGCGCTGCCGGCTGACGTGAACGCGCCCAAGGCTGCGTGA
- the rpmI gene encoding 50S ribosomal protein L35: MPKNKSHSGASKRFKITGSGKVMRERAGKRHLLEHKSSRVTRRLTGNAEMAPGDAAKIKKLLGK; this comes from the coding sequence ATGCCGAAGAACAAGTCGCACAGCGGTGCCAGCAAGCGCTTCAAGATCACCGGCTCCGGCAAGGTGATGCGTGAGCGCGCCGGCAAGCGCCACCTGCTCGAGCACAAGTCGTCCCGCGTGACGCGTCGCCTCACCGGCAACGCCGAGATGGCCCCGGGCGACGCCGCGAAGATCAAGAAGCTTCTCGGCAAGTGA
- the infC gene encoding translation initiation factor IF-3, with the protein MWCYRGGSISAEPRINDRIRVPEVRLVGPSGEQVGIVPLAKALELAQEYDLDLVEVAANARPPVCKLMDYGKFKYESAMKAREARKNQAHTVIKEMKLRPKIDPHDYDTKKGHVVRFLKQGDKVKITIMFRGREQSRPELGFRLLQRLANDVQDLGFIESNPKQDGRNMIMVLGPHKKKTEAMAEAREAQAARKADAKANPGKSQNLAEDQADEADEDVVEAAAETPAEAPAEA; encoded by the coding sequence GTGTGGTGCTACCGAGGAGGATCCATCAGCGCCGAGCCCCGCATCAACGACCGGATTCGCGTTCCCGAAGTGCGACTTGTCGGTCCAAGCGGCGAGCAGGTCGGGATTGTTCCGCTTGCCAAGGCCCTTGAGCTTGCTCAGGAGTACGACCTCGACCTGGTCGAGGTGGCGGCGAACGCCCGTCCGCCCGTATGCAAGCTCATGGACTACGGGAAGTTCAAGTACGAGTCGGCCATGAAGGCCCGTGAGGCGCGCAAGAACCAGGCGCACACGGTCATCAAGGAGATGAAGCTCCGGCCGAAGATCGACCCGCACGACTATGACACCAAGAAGGGTCACGTCGTCCGGTTCCTCAAGCAGGGCGACAAGGTCAAGATCACGATCATGTTCCGTGGTCGCGAGCAGTCCCGTCCGGAGCTCGGCTTCCGGCTGCTGCAGCGTCTCGCGAACGACGTTCAGGACCTCGGGTTCATCGAGTCGAACCCGAAGCAGGACGGCCGAAACATGATCATGGTTCTCGGTCCGCACAAGAAGAAGACCGAGGCGATGGCCGAGGCCCGCGAGGCGCAGGCCGCCCGCAAGGCCGACGCGAAGGCCAACCCCGGCAAGTCGCAGAACCTTGCCGAGGACCAGGCCGACGAGGCCGACGAGGACGTCGTCGAGGCAGCTGCGGAAACCCCCGCCGAGGCTCCGGCCGAGGCATGA
- a CDS encoding DUF1844 domain-containing protein has product MSDATPATDNPDYDALTRDIAEVPAVEVIVTVAVNLMSAAAVKLGLTEEGDAHKDLDEARKLIHALAGLLDGSATEISSFHAAPLRDGLKSLQLAFREASVVPDEPGKGPGEKYTGAVYG; this is encoded by the coding sequence ATGAGTGACGCGACCCCCGCAACCGACAACCCCGACTACGACGCGCTGACCCGCGACATCGCCGAGGTTCCCGCCGTAGAAGTCATCGTGACGGTCGCGGTGAACCTGATGAGTGCCGCCGCGGTGAAGCTCGGCCTCACCGAGGAGGGCGACGCCCACAAGGACCTCGACGAGGCGCGGAAGCTGATCCACGCCCTGGCCGGCCTGCTCGACGGCAGTGCGACGGAGATCAGCTCCTTCCATGCCGCTCCCCTGCGTGACGGCCTGAAGTCGCTGCAGCTCGCGTTCCGCGAGGCCTCCGTCGTGCCGGACGAGCCGGGCAAGGGCCCGGGCGAGAAGTACACGGGCGCCGTGTACGGCTGA
- a CDS encoding SseB family protein: MANKNIPDPGFSDDDGTADPHLAEALAAWSRDRTAHGPVLAALKDTRLLVPIVAVLGEVEEDENGLRREKTSDMAVPTLKAAGRKALPAFTSTESLALWDPEARPVAVPLHQALQAAAHEKADTVVLDVAGPVPYELTGPALYALAEGRTDADPLADPAVRDAARAAVAAEPAVVRAYLGPGQADGTLALVLDANADVQATAQALAGRIAADETLRARLVRGLDLALLPTEATPPGEPLYVRQ, translated from the coding sequence GTGGCGAACAAGAACATTCCCGACCCCGGCTTCTCCGACGACGACGGTACGGCGGACCCGCACCTGGCCGAGGCCCTGGCCGCGTGGTCGCGGGACCGCACGGCCCACGGCCCGGTCCTGGCGGCGCTCAAGGACACCCGGCTGCTCGTCCCCATCGTCGCGGTGCTCGGCGAGGTCGAGGAGGACGAGAACGGTCTTCGCCGCGAGAAGACGTCGGACATGGCGGTCCCGACCCTGAAGGCGGCGGGCCGCAAGGCGCTCCCGGCCTTCACATCGACCGAGTCGCTCGCCCTGTGGGACCCCGAGGCCCGCCCGGTGGCCGTCCCGCTGCACCAGGCGCTCCAGGCCGCCGCCCACGAGAAGGCCGACACCGTCGTCCTCGACGTCGCGGGCCCCGTCCCGTACGAGCTGACGGGCCCGGCCCTGTACGCCCTCGCGGAGGGCCGCACCGACGCCGACCCGCTCGCCGACCCCGCCGTCAGGGATGCGGCGCGCGCGGCGGTCGCCGCCGAGCCGGCCGTGGTCCGCGCCTACCTGGGCCCCGGCCAGGCGGACGGCACCCTGGCCCTGGTCCTCGACGCGAACGCCGACGTCCAGGCCACGGCCCAGGCCCTCGCCGGCCGCATCGCCGCCGACGAAACACTGAGGGCCCGCCTGGTGCGCGGCCTCGATCTGGCACTCCTGCCGACCGAGGCGACGCCGCCTGGCGAGCCCCTCTACGTACGTCAGTGA